One Calderihabitans maritimus genomic region harbors:
- a CDS encoding transposase, whose product VGEPVGIDVGLKHFAVLSTGEKIEAPKSLEKNLKRLRRLSRQHTRKQKGSNNRRKSAIKLARLHRRIRNQRRDF is encoded by the coding sequence AGTTGGAGAACCTGTTGGCATAGATGTTGGTTTGAAACACTTTGCCGTTCTTTCCACTGGAGAGAAAATAGAAGCTCCCAAAAGCCTGGAAAAGAACCTAAAAAGATTGAGAAGGCTGTCCCGGCAACACACAAGGAAGCAGAAAGGCTCGAACAACCGAAGAAAATCAGCTATAAAGCTGGCGAGACTTCACCGCCGGATAAGAAACCAGAGGAGGGATTTC